In Myxocyprinus asiaticus isolate MX2 ecotype Aquarium Trade chromosome 16, UBuf_Myxa_2, whole genome shotgun sequence, a single window of DNA contains:
- the LOC127454309 gene encoding free fatty acid receptor 3-like, producing MVTMVWTVTRSYLVLSVYGFTWITGLPTNILAFYTFCQKIRQRCTPINVLLLSLNISDLIFLFVLPFHMVEAANMKWTLPYFLCPLSGFIFYTTIHNSTLHLMAISVDRYLGAAFPIRYKLNRNPRMAVIASVGFWVVSMAHCSIIYFMQYHQHLNPNITDPSKRNTCYVEFSSEQLKILLPFRLELFIVLFCMPFLICCFCYIKCIHILFNLPSVSSKKRIRAIGVALATLLVFIICFMPFSISHVVGYVGNYSPEWRMHALLISTLNASLDPFIFYFSSSALREILRNVLQKLVRRLHLHCSSLALYCPILNRGKTEERTQSSNNSFC from the coding sequence ATGGTGACAATGGTGTGGACAGTGACCCGCAGTTACCTGGTGTTATCTGTGTATGGATTCACTTGGATCACAGGCCTTCCTACCAACATCCTGGCTTTCTACACCTTTTGCCAGAAGATTCGCCAGAGGTGCACCCCCATAAATGTCCTGCTACTCAGCTTAAATATTTCTGACCTGATCTTCCTCTTTGTCCTCCCATTCCATATGGTAGAGGCGGCCAATATGAAATGGACACTACCATACTTCCTCTGCCCACTATCTGGTTTCATCTTCTACACCACGATCCACAACAGCACCCTCCACCTGATGGCCATCAGCGTGGACCGTTACCTGGGCGCAGCCTTTCCCATAAGATACAAGCTAAATCGTAATCCCCGAATGGCAGTTATAGCCAGTGTTGGATTCTGGGTGGTATCCATGGCGCACTGCAGTATCATCTATTTCATGCAATATCACCAACATTTAAACCCCAACATCACAGATCCGTCCAAGCGGAACACTTGTTATGTGGAATTCAGCTCCGAACAGCTCAAAATCCTCCTGCCGTTCCGTCTGGAGCTCTTCATTGTGCTCTTCTGCATGCCTTTCCTCATCTGCTGCTTCTGCTACATTAAGTGCATCCACATTCTCTTCAATCTACCCAGTGTCAGCTCTAAGAAACGGATCAGGGCCATTGGGGTGGCATTGGCCACTCTTCTGGTCTTCATTATCTGTTTCATGCCCTTCAGCATATCACATGTGGTGGGATATGTAGGCAACTACAGCCCTGAGTGGCGAATGCATGCTCTACTTATCAGCACACTTAACGCCTCTCTCGACCCATTCATATTCTACTTCTCTTCCTCAGCACTCAGAGAGATTTTAAGGAATGTCTTGCAGAAGCTGGTCAGGCGGCTACACCTACACTGCTCTAGCTTGGCTCTCTACTGCCCCATATTGAACCGTGGGAAAACAGAGGAGAGAACACAGAGCTCTAACAACAGCTTCTGCTAA